Genomic segment of Mangifera indica cultivar Alphonso unplaced genomic scaffold, CATAS_Mindica_2.1 Un_0115, whole genome shotgun sequence:
TAAaagcaatatatatttttaacggGTACAAATAAACTAACATCTGATTGAGtgatctaattgtttattttatttctagtttaaaatcattcaattatataatgacatatcaattTGCTTGTACCCGtataaagtattattgtatTGTTTATAACCATAACAATAAAAACCTCAAATATATCTAGCAGATTGTGCTCATCTAAAGATAATAGAAAGATTTTGTGTGAAATCTCATAATTTGaagcaaaattaaagaaaaggaaCCTGTAGCTTCCAAAGACAATGAAAGAAAAACCTGCTGACCAGCCTTTGGGCAATCACCTTTACCAACTTCAAAATCCTTATAAATGAGTCCTGAGTCACGCTTTATGTAATTCTCTGATGCTACTACCTTAACTTCGAAACCTGACACAGATTCACAAGGATTGATGCAAATGAATTGGTGTTCTTCCACATTTtcagaagaaagaaattgttaatttatcaaaacaCCAACCTTCTCTAACAAAGTTTGGGAAGTCTTCTGGTGCATTATTTTCTCTCTGTCTACGTTTATTTTGTTCAAGCAAGCGTCTTTCATCATATGGGTTCTTACTCTttgtcttcccaaaagaagataAAGTTGGGAACAAGCCTGATGAAAGcccaaaaagaaagagaaacctTCGCTTTGATCCCTCCTCGCTACAAATCCTGTATTCATTTTGTACTCTGgcgaaaaataaaatgaaaccggttagaaactaacaaatcttaataaaaaCACAACTAAGGAACTAGTATTAAAAGTCTCACCCATCATCTTTATTGTTGTAACTAAACCGGCAAAGTCCTACATGCTTCTTCTGAGGCAAGAAAGTTGCTAAACTGGGAAATGCTGAAGAGGTTTTATCAGCCACAAAGTGTGAATAGAAGCACGTAGTTAACGCAGGATTCAGTCAGAACTACTTGAACTCATCTTTGGGTTGAAGAGTCAACCAAGAATTGGGCTcgttttcataaataaaaatcagagttcgaaaatacaaaattgaattGTTTTAGAGTTTGTTATCTCGAATTGACTCTTTTGGATTCAAACTAATCTCAAGTTGAATCTTATTCTTGTTCGGGCTGAATTCATCCCTAAGAACATGGTAACTTACTCCAATTCATTAGAacaaatattttcttcattacCAGCAAATATTTGGGATTTGCAGACACGGTGATTGAACACACAGTACGATGATATCCAATTAATTGCATATGTAATCTACaactaaaattcatatttatcgAATAATAGAatcaaatcacttaaaaaaataaaatagagagagagaaaaaaaaaatgtaatggGAGTGTTAAACATGAATGTTCAAGCCAAGGAAACGAGTTCCAAAATCCCCAAAATAAGAAACGATTACGGTGAGCAGATAGAGAACTTACAGGGTGAGAAAGCATTAGGCGGGAGAGTGGAAGTTGAGAAAATCATCCGCATAGCTCTTCTATGAAGCACAATTACCCTCTTCCGCAGCTCCTCTTATCTCTACTTAGCAATGTTATAATCTGGACCGGGTCCTGACCCAGTCAAGATCCGCTTACTTaagattatattcaaaataatttgcttaattaaacattaaaaataaaattcgaatttgaacCTGATTGACCACAAAGTTGAATTGCAGCCTAACAAACAAGAATCGGTCAGTTTGATTGCAATTCATCCCCACGCAAATATGAAACCAAATTTGCAAAGACTCAGTAGACTAACTTTCAAGTCTAGATcaaactatttaattttatttaggaGTGAATACaaaatcgaatttaaatatttattgacctaaatttggtttaaataaaaaatatttagtttgttaAGTCAAAGTTAAAAtggttttaattaatgaaaaataagactTAATTCATTCTTAAAAGAGATGGAAAGAATGACACGAATTTTTGGTCTTATTGTCCTGTAAATGAGTGATAGTTTATTCCATGACGAGTGGATGAGAGTTTAGGTGCCCAAATCTGTACCATAAATGGTATTGGTTTATCCAGTCGAGAATTATTCTATAATTTCTCTAAATAGACTTTTTCCTAAAATTCCTAACAGTGGTATGGTAATTAAGgaagattaattaaaataggtattcgaatttatcacttaaatctcttttgatgaaatttctcaatttttatctttttaagtaaatgatattttttattttaaaagtattttttatcatatttctttttatttacagtagttttcacaaattaaacttttatatttcagaATATACagattaaacttaatttttttatgatgaataagatttacagatgaaaaatagattaatttattatgtaataattgatatttatatatttttatacttttacaaaatgatgaacataaaacAGTACATTTTTTTGAACGGATGCAAAAATGTGTGAAAGTGTAAAGGGGTACATGAAAATGCGAAGGTGTGCGTGAAAGTCTTAAGGAGTGCGCGAAAATATGAAGGGAGTGCATCAACTCTGAAGGGGTGTGTAAAACAGTAAAGGGATGCGTGAAATCGTAAAATGGTGAGTCAACTCTGAAGGGGTGCGTGCATTACAAACaagtgcatgaaaatacaaataggtgtgtaaaaatataaatgggtgtgtgaaaatataaacgaatgcgtaaaaatataaacggatgtgtaaaaatataaatgggtgcataaaaatacaaaaggatgcgtgaaaatagaaaaatgtgcgtaaaaatataaacggatacgtaaaaatacaaacaggtgcgtaaatatataaataaatgcgtaaaatataaaatgggtGCATGAGaacctaaatatatatattatattatattatatatattatattaataatataatatattttttatataataatataatataaaatatatatttttttatatataagggtccggagtatataatatattattattattattattacgtacatgtttatatttgtaggcactcatttatattttcacacacccctttataatttcaaacacccctttacattttcacgcacctcttcacattttcacgcaccccttcataatttcacacacccctttatACTTTAACGTGCCCCTTTAGCTTATGATGCACCCTTTCACCCACCCCTTTAGCGTTGCCCAAACCTTTCATGCACCTGCACCCCTTCAGCGTTGCGACACCCTTTCACACCCACCCGCACCTCTTTAACGTTGTCGCACCCTTTTCACACACCCTTTCAACATTGTCGTACTCTTTCGCGCACCCTTTTACATTTTCGCACTTGTTAAGAAAAATGCACCGTTTTGAGAAAATGCCCAACCTCTCACTCATTTTTGCACCGTTTCGAAGAGACGCACACCATTTCTCACCTGGTACAACCCACACATCTTGTGTTAGTTATATCtatcattttgtaaatatataaaagtatataaatatcaattattatattgaaaattaatttatttttcatctttaaatcttatttattacaaaaaaattaaacgtAATCCGTATACTCTGAAATATATGAGAAGATTAATCTGTAAAAActgttataaatgaaaaaaaatagaatgaggggtatttttgaaatgaaaaatatcatttacttaaaaaagtaaaaattgaaaaatcttatcAAAAAAGATTTAGGTGACAAATTCgggtctattttaattaatttcccggTAATTAattagcaaataaaataaatgtatgcCATTGAGCATAAGCTTGTTTCGTTCAATTTAAGCCCGGTAGGAAGCATTAATTCTTCGAACCTGCGCCTGCCTAGAAAGAATAGAGATGCTTCTCAGCAAAGTTAACATATGATACAATTGAACAacattatatctatttattttttattatataattaaatataaaaataaaatattatcatatgattaagtattatattaTCTGTAATTATACCAAATTATGTGTACAGATAATTCTATGAAGCACCATATGTCAATACACACATAACAGAATCCTTGTACTCAGTTTCTAGAATAAACCATGCCTTGAGCTGatcaatgatgaaaaatatttgaaaaagaagtAGAACaaagcatcatcatcatctgatTTATAGGAGAATTGAGAAAAGTATTTTCAGTTCTCCTATGGCCATGGTGGATGCAGAGAATACAAACTTCCACCAGATAGTGCAGATGTGTACAAAACTAATCAcataaggaaataaaaataaataaataaatggaatCCTGGAGGATCAAATTCCATAGacatgataataaaaatctatCCACTTTGTTAGAAATTTATGCAGAAGCATAAGCTATAGTCACGTAAAATAGTTAAGCCCTTTGGATCTGTCTATTGATGCCATTTTCTGAAGCCTAATCTGCTCTCTAAATCTAGCTATAAACTCACCAGCCTTCTTATCAACCTCATTGGAGTCAGAGTCAGCAGCATCATTTACACACTTGGTCACAGCCTcttgatttgagttcaattgAGAATTTTCAACCTCACTAGCTGATTCTTCTTTAGACTCCACTGCAAACTCTGAGAATGTTGGTTTTTGCATGGGATAGTGATTATCAAGATCCTGCTTTCTAGCACTGGTGGATTGATTATGAAAACCTTCActtttcatctcattttttcccttaaGAACTCCATCCTTTTCGACATTTCCTGCAACACTTGTCGCCTTTTCTGTAAATCGATGAGTCCTGATAGTCCTAACAGATTTTCCTCTTGATGAAGCTTTAACAGGGTTTCGAGGATTTTCGTCCAATTTCAAACTTGATCTCCACTCATTACGACCTAATGGATACTCTCTTTTGCTTCCATTCTTATCTTTAAAATCATCTTTAAGGAGGCCTAATGGATCCTCTCTTTTGCTTCCACTCCTATCCTTGAGATCATCTTTAAGGCCTAATGAATCATTTATTTTGCTTCCACTCATGTCCTTCAAATCATCTTTAAGGCCTAATGGATACTCTCTTTCGCCTCCATTTCTATCCTTCAAATTATCTTCGAAGCTTTTTCCTGCATTCTTCTCAAACAAAGAACCGTCAGTATATCTCCGAATACGTAATGCATTCAATGAAGTCTTACCATTCGCAGGGATAGAAGTTGGAGGATAAGAGTTTCGGAAACTCTTCTCTTTCAATGTCTCATCCATTTTCAACTTTTCCAACTCTGAAGAAAGAGTGCCTGAGGAAGAGAGCCTGCTAGGCGAATTGGACATTGAACAGGGTTGGGAAGAGTAAGAATCACTGTACCAAAAGGACTGTGATTTCAGGGATTCGAACTGAGCTTCATCAACAGAGAGAGGCCTAAAGTGTGAAGCATGAGTAGCAATATCTGCATCTTTTCTGGTTTCCATTCTCCCAGATCTGGAACGCCATGGAATTGATGAAGATAAACCAGCAGCTTCATTGAACTTATTCTCCAAGTTCAAAGGACCCAAGTGACCAAAGTTTTCATTCCTAACCACATGACTAGAAGAAAGATTATGTGATGAATCCGTCGAGGCTGGACTAGATTCACTTCTATTGCAAATCTCAGGACTACCTTGGTTACTTAATCTTGATCTGAGACTCCTAACTGGTAAACCCAACGGTTTATAAGCATGTTCATTAAAAGCCTGACTCGGTTGATCTATTACAACCATGGATTCACCCCTAAAGTATTGAGAACTCCATGCTTGAGTAACATTATTCGCAGTATTTAAAGATCCGGTATTGGTTTGTTCACTATTCACAGCAAAATTCCCTTTGTAGTTCTCAGAATACCCAAATGTATTATCAGAGTCATCTCCAAAAATAGATGAAACTTGAAGAACATTAGACACAAATGACTGCGGATCATCATAGCTAGAATGAGTTTCAGTGTCCATAGCAACATTCCGGCGACAAAACAAGCCATAGGACACAGCAAGGCCAATAAAGAGAAGGTGAAAAAGGTCCCAAAACTTGGTGAGTACAGTTTGGTTGATAAAGTCAGGAGCTTGAGAAGGGAATAATGGAATAGCAACAAGAAAGAgagcaaagaaaagaaacttactGAATAAGTGAGTAAAGGACTTGACTTGGCCAACACCAACGGGCTGTCTAGTAAGGTTCTGTGAAAAGCGGGTCTTGCCGTACAAGTGCTGCGAATCAGCCATTGATGAAGAAGTGAGAAGGGTAAGTTTTGAATGTGAAACTGATGAGATGATTGATCAAGAAAGGAAGACTTTGAAGCCAAGGAACAgaagaaagagaggaaaaaagtgGGAGGAGGGAGAGGCTATTCAAAGGTGACATAATAATGAGCATGACCGTTTAAATTATTGACGAAAATTGCCCTCGTCTCTTTGTCTTCTCTGAGGCAATAAGTAATCAAAAAGTCCTTGATAtattcaattttgtattttttaatcaagacaactttttcttttcctctaatGTTTTCAAAGActtctttaataatttctttctcaattagaataaatttgagtttaagtttaaataaaatttttagatttaaattaaatttgagttaattatttaaattcatttttagtaTTCTCTTACCTATTTTTGTCATAACTAGtcttaacttgaatttaaaatgagtCACTTCTAATTTAATGAATTGTTAGAAACTtaccaataaatttaatttctcacatgatttttcttttttaacttttattttttttacctttaacaaattttttgatattttctctaaaaattccATTGTTAATtgaagtttaaactcaaactaaatattttatattcaagcAAGCTGGAACCAACCCTATTTAGGTTTGTTGGAGGGTGATATTTAAGGCAACGGGAAATAAGTGAATTAACAGACAGGACAAGTTAGCCTGCCCCGTCCCTGAGGGCCCTGCCTGCACTCATGGCTCTGCCATGAATGAACGACTTGTTTGGTGATTTAAAATGGCCGGAGGATTATGTCCCACCCAAGCTATGTGGTGCtcctattaattttgaaaatctaatttattcacttataatagtttaaatctattaattttaaagataaaattattattttatagttaatattaaaaataaatttaaatatgattttatttctccccccaaatttaaaaaaaactaatttttctcccctaaaccaaatttaaaaaaatcacattgcccctagggtttagtttcaaaaaatcattttcctaGATGAAGACAAGAAAACTCATCTCTCCTTGGGAAGACTagtcgtcttcatctaggaagacgattttTTTCCCAGACGATGTCTCTGGACGTCGGATGGGTTGGGATGGAGTTAAGACAAGTTGTCGAAGGAAGGAAAACCATCAGGAAAGAGAGACGACTAACGATGGCATCGGAGAAAGTGAACTggttttgaaattaaaccctagaggagaaatgtgatcttttcaaacttcgcTTAGGGGATAAAATGttaggttttaaacttttaggggggaaatgaaaataaatttttagggattagggtttcgttaaatttaactaaacaTGAGTaagtaaatggtattttcaaagttaaaggagggaactttgagaattcatcatagtttggatgggaaatagtcctttggccatttaaaATTACCCCTGAAAATCTCAgcttaaaattatgttattttgaacctttcatcataaatcatatattttccAGCCAAATTGTATGTGATTATCATCATGTGCTTTTGGTGGAATTCCAGGTTAAGTATCCTTACATGTTCACCCACTTGGTATTAGGCTTTCCACTTGTTTCTTGCAAAGCAAATACATAAACAAAGACTACTTTAAAGGCAGAAAGCACTAACTGACTCATCTAGATATAAAAGCTGAAATTTGGGATGGATTTGACCCCTAACTTCTCAAAGTGATGTTGGCTCAAACAACTTgagtttgagtaattttaattcaagtttaattcgattcgaatttttttattagattgacaACAATATGCTTGAATATCAGCtcatcaatgattttttttttatgataataatttttttagtaatttgaataagttaaagtttgatctagaaatatttattataaatcaaCTCAATTTGTATTCACCTTATTCTGAGAATATTAAAAGGAAATCATTgttctttaagatttttttttaatattttgaatagCCCCCTTTACAACAAATCTTattctataaaaattttaacttacgAATCCCTACTCTATATCAATCAATGAGACCAAATTTTGTGGTTGTGCTTGTGGATGCTGGAGACTTCGGCCCGGCATGAGACAAAATCCAATGCAAACTTTCGATGATGATGATATGGATATTGATGAGAGGGGCAGTTAGCAGTGGATCCCATTTAGATTTGATCTAAATGAATTGGGCTTAAATATATAACTTAACTGGAATGTGACAATCTTaagttgaaatttcaatttaataattcaatttgagaatgacttatttgtttatatagtaaaattattCATCACATTAGTAATACTGTTTATTTCtctaaggccaaaagacttatgcCCGCCCAAGGTTTGGAGAAAACCCAAACTCATACTcgtcaaatttcaaaaacttaaatattcactattctgttaaaatttattgttagggttaagagtaaaagtgtcatttaactaaaaatatttaaaaaactaaaagttttctctaTATCCAATATCTAaacaatgatttttttcttagggtatttttttgtaattactTTTAGTAATTGTTGACGTCTATGGCCATTAGAAGTggtgacagaaaaaaaaatttaagaaaaattgatcactttttaaattttaagtagaaaaaaaattattagagttttaaagtaaattttttgtttttttaaatatttaaactaaataataattttatttttaactctaacaataaatttatcagaaaaataaatatttagattttgaaaGTATGAGTTTAGAATTTCATTGAACCATGTTTGGGAGTAAGTTTTTTGGTCTTCTTCTAATTATACTATTCGTCTCATTTACAGCACTACAGTGAGACTGTATATTAATTTGaacaaattcaagttcaaaccAACACCAGACTCCGCTTGGTTAAGATTGACGACCCCACGTCGTAACTTTTCCTCAGCATCCATCTCTGATCCTGCGGagaaatatttttggttttgggcccaatttttattttggttctTTCTCCGTCGGCTACTGCTGCTTGCGGCCTATGGTTTTTCGAGAAACCTTAGAGTAGAAAATCAAGAATTCACtctaataaacaaataatacaaCGGCTGtgtgactatttcccacccaccaaagttttgatgaaacaatttgaaaaagtcaattttttataaaattattgaaacaaaaaataatattttaactaaataattttactttttaaatgacaaatatttttttaccattgattttaataattacataaaaaaataattctttcaaaCTTAAAGACCGTAAATGGGAGATAGTCATTTGCCCAATACAAATTAGTGACGGATTATAGAATAGTGACAATTTTGTTGAATACTTATAATCAGTATTTTGAAACTTATTCGAAGATGAGTTCAAAACAAAGTGTAAAGGGACATCAACCTTATtagattgaaaatatttattatttaatattatcctaataaaTTTCATTACTAATTTGTCTTGTTTGATTGGAGAGTAGAAGGAAAAACCGATCCAAATTAGTAATTGTTGAGTCAAATGGACTAAAGATTCCCGTAAATAGGTAGAATCTTATCTACATGAATAGAATAGACAACCTTTTTAGATACGAAAAGCCACCAGTAAGGTAAAGTTCAACAAGATGATACTATTTATCCTTCCAATTCCAAATTCATTCTTCTTCCCTTTCCCACTATGAACACAGCCTTCCATCGCCTTTTCCTCCACCATTTACATAAATGAAATATGGACAAGGCTTCACTTCAACAAAATCCTATCCTAACCCACCATCACTCATtcattatttatctttctaatCTTTATATCTCCTTCACCAAAATCTTATATGCACCATCTTTTAGTATTTCATTAAGTATTTGGTTGatgtgttataatatgattatatattatttaattcttaaactaaaataacacatcatctgaatacttaattaaatacttaaaattggtTGTTGGTTTTACAGTTATGATCGAGAAGCAGGTTCATGAATTGGCAAAGCAGCCCAAGGGCTTATGGGCACGGGCTTTTGATGGTTAAGACCCAGTTGGAGGCAAGTGGATGGTACATCAGGGCAGGAATGGCAGAGGAAGATGGCGAGGACGAGGACACGGCTACTCGCTCACATGAAGGGCACATAGTGAGAGTAGTTGGAGGATTCATATGCATGTATAGTTGTGGGGAGAGTTTCAGTGCCCTAAGCTCTTGCACCTCCTTCTGCAGCCGCCTGTT
This window contains:
- the LOC123207894 gene encoding peptidyl-prolyl cis-trans isomerase FKBP20-2, chloroplastic-like gives rise to the protein MRMIFSTSTLPPNAFSPSFPSLATFLPQKKHVGLCRFSYNNKDDGVQNEYRICSEEGSKRRFLFLFGLSSGLFPTLSSFGKTKSKNPYDERRLLEQNKRRQRENNAPEDFPNFVREGFEVKVVASENYIKRDSGLIYKDFEVGKGDCPKAGQQVTFHYVGYNESGRRIDSTYLQGSPAKIRMGTNALVPGFEEGIQDMRPGGKRRIIIPPELGPPVGPSTFFSSKQFEVFDVELLSVQDCQRRTIGFYSDVVCS
- the LOC123207895 gene encoding uncharacterized protein LOC123207895; translated protein: MADSQHLYGKTRFSQNLTRQPVGVGQVKSFTHLFSKFLFFALFLVAIPLFPSQAPDFINQTVLTKFWDLFHLLFIGLAVSYGLFCRRNVAMDTETHSSYDDPQSFVSNVLQVSSIFGDDSDNTFGYSENYKGNFAVNSEQTNTGSLNTANNVTQAWSSQYFRGESMVVIDQPSQAFNEHAYKPLGLPVRSLRSRLSNQGSPEICNRSESSPASTDSSHNLSSSHVVRNENFGHLGPLNLENKFNEAAGLSSSIPWRSRSGRMETRKDADIATHASHFRPLSVDEAQFESLKSQSFWYSDSYSSQPCSMSNSPSRLSSSGTLSSELEKLKMDETLKEKSFRNSYPPTSIPANGKTSLNALRIRRYTDGSLFEKNAGKSFEDNLKDRNGGEREYPLGLKDDLKDMSGSKINDSLGLKDDLKDRSGSKREDPLGLLKDDFKDKNGSKREYPLGRNEWRSSLKLDENPRNPVKASSRGKSVRTIRTHRFTEKATSVAGNVEKDGVLKGKNEMKSEGFHNQSTSARKQDLDNHYPMQKPTFSEFAVESKEESASEVENSQLNSNQEAVTKCVNDAADSDSNEVDKKAGEFIARFREQIRLQKMASIDRSKGLNYFT